The following DNA comes from Hippoglossus hippoglossus isolate fHipHip1 chromosome 12, fHipHip1.pri, whole genome shotgun sequence.
AAAGAACGTAAAGTGCATCCAGTACCTTGAGTGTTGAGATAGTAGTGTTTCCAGAGGGGTCTGAGCTTGTGTTTTCCTCCCACATCCCAGATGGTGAACTTCAAGTTCTTATATTCAACTGTCTCTACATTGAAACCTTAAATTAGggtgaaataaagagatttagACAATGCTGAGGAGATTCGactgaaaaataacacaacatttcTAAATAAGTGAACGGATACATATTCATTACACTGCAAATGTACTTACCGATAGTTGGGATGGGTTGCATGAACTCATCTTGTTTCAGCTTGAAGAGGATGGTGGTTTTTCCTGCTCCATCGAGCCCCAGCGTCACAACACGGATCTCCATCTTTGGACCAATGTGGACCCGGTTGTCCTAGAAACATTTGGAATAGGTTGTTACATAGTGGAACAAATTCAAGCCCCTCACATTGAACATGATTTCTTGGCTGATCGATGGGGACAGGGATGATTTCGAGTGGGGGACGGCATGCACCTTAGTGAAGGTGACAGGGATGCCAGCATCCAGCTGAATGTGATCTGCCAGCTCAGTGAActggtgctgctgcttctgtaGTGTCTCCAGCAAACAGTTGATCTCCTGCTTTGACAGCACAACTCTGCAGTCGTCCtgcaacagaaaagaaagagcaaacaTCAGGACTAAAGGTGAACTGAGGGAGTGAAGGGGTCAAGGTTTTTTATTACCTGCACCTGATGAAAGCTAACCCAACCCTCTATCCCTGTTTACAACTTTTCGATGAAAAAGTCCACCGTGTCATTAGTGACAGCCTCTTCTTTATGACCAAAAACAGTTGGCAGGGATGTATAAACAAATACTATGCATGACATGTAAAGGAAAAAACTTGTAGGTAAACTATATTATGAACactgtatagctgctttcagacatgcactgaactcctgagaggctgtatgtgtgaacccAAATGTCCgagagccgatgtgagaacacaacaggagatGCCACTTCCTCTTATTGTGTCACATCTGATGCTTTTTACTCAGACGTCTCCTGTTGGCCGTTTTCTTTCATTCAGCATGAGCgcagatgcattgtgggaaacaatgaatCCACTATATAGGGAATAAAATTCTTACTAAACATTAGGACAGCGCTATAAAATGGCAACCTCACCATACAGTGagtagtgagtgatttcagcCATTGACCAGAGCCCTGGCCAATTCTAAGTAATAGTCAGAGAAAAGTATAGATGATTTATATTTCAGAAATGTAGATTCTTAACCTGCACTCTCtagtgcatatgtgtgtgtataaaagagactgagagggagagagcgagagaaagaggtggagtAATCACAGCCTAGTATTGCAGGTCAATCCATGGTCTCTGGGTCGACTCGTGCATCACTACTGTACATCAACCCGAGACTGTAGACTTAATTCTTGCCCTGACAAAAAGTTTGTTGTGCTTCCTACCTGCTGAAGAGTTTTCTCACAGTGGAGGCAGGCGGTGGACACCTGAGACAGCAGGATGGTCatgtcctcctgctgctgcctcagccAGATCAGCCTCTCCCTGACGTGAGCGTCCACCACGCTCAGCGCCATCTCCTCCTGCCGACACAGAGTCTCGTGGAGGTCTGCGAAGTAAGCTCGCACGCAGGAGCGTGCACTTTCTGCTGTGCCGGGGACCTGATGGAAAATGCAGAGAATTACATAAATACCGGAAAGAAGCTAAATCGCTCATATTTGAGAAGGCCGCTCTCTGTCTTACATGTTCAGTGTGTGCCATGCCAATTCCATCCTCTACTATCTGCTCGCCACCTTCTATTAGCTGCACGATGCCCACCAGCTTCCTCGAGTACTCGGACACCTCGTCTGTGAAGGTGCGGATGCAGTGGGCCATGTCCAAAATGGATGCACGGATCTGATTAGCTTCACTCTCAAGAACGGCATGCTGAAAGGAAAGCTGGGGATGAGGATGTCTCTTCGGGTGAGGATATCTAATATTAGTTTTGAGCATGTTTTTAACTACCTTATGTCCCTGGTGCTTGCCGTACTCcttacacacacagcacatgagAGGCCCAGTCTGACAGGGCTCCTCCAGGCAGACAAACTCGATGGCGTGGACCTGATGCTGTAGGCACAAGGTCTTCTCATGAGGCTTGTCCGCCAGCGGCACCCGGCGGTGTTTGGCCAGGGTGCGGGTGGAGTGGGTGAGTTGTGAGCACTCAGCACACAGGTGGGTGGCGCACACGGTGCAGTACATCGAGGCCGTGTGGCTCTCGTCCTCATCACACCGTATTATGCACtagatgaaaagaagaattgtGAATGAAAGGTGTCATATACAAAGCTTTCAGCACCTGTAGTACTGTTTCCTTACCTCTCCCATGCCTTTCAGAGCATCCTCCGCCATCCCAGACTGGTTGGACGCTCCATTCTGGAGCCGCTCCAAGAGTTCGAGCAGAGCAAAGTTCTTCTTCAGCCCCCAAACTCCAGAGTCCCCTAAACAGATGTAAGAGATTAAAACACTGacattggggggaaaaaattgaaatgtaGCACTTTTCCTCTGTGCAGAGTTGCTCTTTTGTCCGGTGTGAATCCAGTGCAATAACACATCTATTAAAACATGAACAAGAACTGAATAAACCCCTTTACAAAATTGTCTCATTAAACCTTATTATGGTTTGGAACTGGCTTTAACCCTCAGATATTATTGTCATCCAACTTGGATCCTCTAGACACCTTTTAATCAACTTTGCCAGATGTTCATGGTGCACTTCCCACTCTGTAATGATGTGAAACCTGCAGATCTCTGGATCTGGCTAGATTCCATAGGAAGATGAGTCATGGagagatgcaaaaaaaaatcctcagaACTTTCTCCAGATAGAAAAACAATCTCAGATTCTACTTCCATGTATAAGCATTTTACATTGCATTGTGCCTGTATTGCTCAGTGTCTGGTGTGTCAATGTCATCACTGTAATGCTGTCTAATTTATAATaacttttcaatatttaaacCCTGTTCAACATGACAGGTGTATGAAGgtcatgcatgcatgcatttcAGACAGGACAtgaatatgttttcatgttacTATAGGAACAGGAGATCCTCTTTCTCACCCAGCTCCGTGACCTGTCTGTCGAAGGGGCAGCGGACCGCTCTGCCATGAAGGGGCAGCCGGGTAAGACAATCGTGGCACACTGTGTGTCCACAGAGCAAAAGACGAGGGACCTTGTCcccctgcagagagaagacGTCCTCACACACGCCACACTCCAGCACCTGGGAATGAAGACATACAATATTGTTAAATTCCAGAGAAGccctctgcgtgtgtgtctgtatcagCTACTGCTCTAGAACCAGTTCTGACATTAGAGGGGTGGAGTGTTTTAATAGCTGGCACCGATTTCACAACCCTTACAATGACCCATTGAGATTAACAGACAGCCACTGAGGTTGATGGCTGATTGGTGAATATCTTCAGTTCGTCTACAGTGAGTTGTATAAAGATGGATCACGGTGAGATAATTCACTGACATCAATGTGATCACAGCAGGTCTGAGACCTTCGCAGTCACCTCGACCCGCCACCCTCCTGCTGTGATCTTTAAAAGAATCGCATGTGACTATTCAGAGAGAAGCAGGTTGTAACTTGCACGCACACCGAGCAGCGACTTTTCAAACCGATCACGTTACTGAGGAGCTGCGGTGAGGCACAGTCAGTGCAGATGAACCTGTGTTAGCAGCCTTAAACAGCAGCCCTGTGGTTGACACTGCACGCACATCAGCTCGTGGTGAAACCCGCAGAGCTCTTCTGGTCATACATGTTCACTAACACAGCTCTGATCGACGGAGGATGAGTGTTTTGTATCCGACGCCACCAACGCCAACGCAGCAGCCTTCACCCAAAACCAGCAGCCACGAAGGCAGCCTGCCGTCGACCCCTCGAGTCTAAACGATAAAACAACATGGCCACCACATGCCTCCATCTAGATGTGAGCGTTAGTGAAGGAGTTACAACCTTGACCGTGCTTCCATGCGCTGCCCTCCCGTGTCGGGTGCAGGGCTCCATCGTCGCCACAGCGCCCTGCTTGTTTATTCCTGCTGCGGCAGCGGCCATTCTTGGACGACAGCGCAAAGGACTGAGCAGGGCCAAGAGCACAATCCCGCAAAGACTTCCGGTGTCGTTCTTTAAGCCCCATCACCGTACAATACCGTTATTTCACTCAGTTTATTCCgcaaaaatacaatttaatttactgtatgtgacattttattgtatCTTGGTATGATATCGATGGTTTTATAAGTGAAATAATAGCGATTTGGGCTATTATCTTATTCTATTACGCATGCGCAATGCAAACTAGTCGTGTCGACGCTAACAAGAAGCAAAACGTAAATATACTAAAATAACCTGACTTCCTGTATTCAGACACATAATAAACATAAGAggaacatttaataaatgtgtCAATTCATCTGcttaaattatttataatcaATTGTCATAGAAATAAGGGAGCAATGAATAATCAAAACATGTCTAAAGTGCTgattatgttttaaattaaagggcttgtatattcaatatttagaaaacaacagcaaattaATTTGATAAGTAACCATCACAGTCTGTGGTTACCATAGAGATAAattaaagagttaaaaaaataaaaacgtcaACTTCATTGAACCCCCCACCACCATTACGAACTACAAGTCCCATAATGCAGCGCGGTTGGTCATGGTTATGACGTATTTTTCGCGCGTCCACCCCTGTTCTGATCAAgaagacagcagcagagaggaagctcaTCGCACGTCTCTCAGTgggtatttatacattttcacttaaaaataactttccctgtgtttttaaaatgtgtttccgGTCTTTTCTCGTGTGATTGATGATACTCGCTGAGGAGGATGAGATATATCTCTGCCATGTTTTCATTCTGGGCGCCCAGCTCACTGTGTTCAACGTTAAACCTGTGTTTCACTGTACCCGGTGGACAGCCACACGTCCTCTGCTCTCAGGCATCCACCACTGATGTCTCAACAACCGCAGCAGACTCTGCCCTCCGCCCCGGACTCCCCCGCCCTGGTGGTCACCTCCAACGTGCAGAAATATGccatcaagaagaagaaggtgctCAGCGTTGAGGAAGCGGAGCTGTATGAACTGACCCAGGCTGCAGGACTCACTATCGACCAAGAGGTGTTCAAGTAAGCGCACTGGTACCCACGAGGAAAGCtgactgtggtgtgtgtgtgtgtggaggaataCACAGAAGGGAAAaggctgtctgtctgtttctcatgCTCCTCTTCCCGTCCTCTCAGGATCATAGTGGAACTGTTGAAAATGAACGTGGCTCCTCAAGCGGTCTTCCAGACTCTGAAGGCCATGTGTGCGGGTCAGAGAGTGGCCGACAGCTGCGGCGGAGAGTCCACTTCAGCTGCCTCCCACACCACCATTACCACAGCCCCCACAGAGCCCAGAGGTGAGTGTCTGGACAGCAGGGAGCGGTGGGAGCAGTGGCAATTAACTGGCTGCATCGCAGGTAGAAAGCCAGAAGGTCTTTGTCCGTATTGTGGCGGATGAGGTTTCTGCTCAGGTTGAAGCATCTCATGCTGGAAACTGCAGAGTCCTGATCCAGGGCTGTGCGTCAATATCAGAACATTTAAGTCATAGATCTACTCGTAAAAAGGGGGCGGTTGCTGAAACACTACTTTTTGGGATTACAGAAAAATATCTTAGCTACTGATAAACGTCCACttgtaaagaaacaaaacatgatttatAGTGATAAAGGATTGGGgatgttatttttcattaaactcAATACAAAAACAGATATGGCCTCATCCTGATTAGAGCTCTGCTGACATGACATCACAACGAGTTAGAAAAGCTGTTAACGCACCACAATTGGCACTTATATCAAATCAATGACTTAATTACTAATTAATGTATAGATCATTTAAAGTATTGGGTCCCAACACAATCAATTCAGCTAATTATGTAGGATGTATATCTGATTACAAAGCTAAAATTCAACACCGCTGAAAGGCTGTGAGTGCAGGGCTGCCATCATCCTGGTGATAAGTTAATGTGTGAACAACACATTCCCAGTCAGAGTAATGTGAGGGTTTCCtattctttccattttgttCAAACTACGCCATCACATTCAAAAGGCTTTGTCCAAAATAACTCAATATTGATTGAAGTGCATTTTATAGATGTTAAATGCCAATGAAGATCtaaaataatgatgattatgAGTGTGGTGTTGGATCAGTTCACTACTTTTTATAGAGCAAATGAGTGAATAAGTTGTGGTGCACAGCCAAACTGAGACCTTCAGACCTTCCCTCTGAAGGTCTCATTTACACCCTCTCCCAGACAAGAGGCTCCATTTTACAGGTTTAATTAAAAGCTTTATTGGCGGCTGCTTTCTCTTTAACCTGTTAGAGTTCTAGGAGCCTGGTATTGTTCATACTCTTCCATACGGAACAGAATTCATCATGGCTGTTGTTAACTGCAACTCAATGTTATTGTTTCCTTGCACTCGAGATGGTGGAAATTGGACCTTTGCATTCATTTGGTTGAAGAACTCATACATATCTAGGCCAAGCCTCTGAAGCTCCAGGCTAAACCCTCACTGTTTATGCACTGCACTTGAACACCCCATTAAATAATAGAATAATCAATTGATGTCATCTtagaccccgttcagacctggtattaatgTCTGTGCTGTGGTCAGGGTTAAGGTCAGTGCTCcgatccgatcactcagaccacagtcagaggtggtctgggatgcatgtggccacattctttacACGGTGTGAAAGCAAATGTATCCTTGttcacaatatcaacactaaACACCACAAAGTGATTTACACTTCTCTTAAtttggtaaaatctttctttacaCTGCTGCATGAGATTTACTCAGCCCGGACtgactcctctctgtctctgagtctctctcttgcccccccccccccccacccctgcacacacagacacatacaaacactgtGACATGGGACACATTTGCAACAACTCAAACtatcatttggtctttgcaaacaCAGATTTCATAGATTATTACTCGCATATAGAGCGGGGAAGTAAAATAATCCTAGTCATGTTTTCACCTGGGTGTAATTATCTAAtttgtacgaattgttgttttcttcaccctagaatgagccctttatatttaaatactttatatgtacaTCAGGGCCGGGTCccctctacagaggccgccatgttttttacagtagcccaaact
Coding sequences within:
- the trim23 gene encoding E3 ubiquitin-protein ligase TRIM23 encodes the protein MAAAAAGINKQGAVATMEPCTRHGRAAHGSTVKVLECGVCEDVFSLQGDKVPRLLLCGHTVCHDCLTRLPLHGRAVRCPFDRQVTELGDSGVWGLKKNFALLELLERLQNGASNQSGMAEDALKGMGECIIRCDEDESHTASMYCTVCATHLCAECSQLTHSTRTLAKHRRVPLADKPHEKTLCLQHQVHAIEFVCLEEPCQTGPLMCCVCKEYGKHQGHKHAVLESEANQIRASILDMAHCIRTFTDEVSEYSRKLVGIVQLIEGGEQIVEDGIGMAHTEHVPGTAESARSCVRAYFADLHETLCRQEEMALSVVDAHVRERLIWLRQQQEDMTILLSQVSTACLHCEKTLQQDDCRVVLSKQEINCLLETLQKQQHQFTELADHIQLDAGIPVTFTKDNRVHIGPKMEIRVVTLGLDGAGKTTILFKLKQDEFMQPIPTIGFNVETVEYKNLKFTIWDVGGKHKLRPLWKHYYLNTQAVVFVIDSCHRDRLMEAHSELAKLLTEKELRDALLLIFANKQDVPGAVSVEEMTELLSLHKLCCGRSWHIQGCDARSGMGLHEGLDWLSRQLVAAGVLDVA
- the mzt2b gene encoding mitotic-spindle organizing protein 2 isoform X1; amino-acid sequence: MSHTSSALRHPPLMSQQPQQTLPSAPDSPALVVTSNVQKYAIKKKKVLSVEEAELYELTQAAGLTIDQEVFKIIVELLKMNVAPQAVFQTLKAMCAGQRVADSCGGESTSAASHTTITTAPTEPREEDTLVSGKSPKPLAAPPSASGLRATRVNTKIVVYGPQDSSSPHSQVRSKAGASHSEKSREGSSQRVQRQPSATRGQKTKSSGSSSSSSQINST
- the mzt2b gene encoding mitotic-spindle organizing protein 2 isoform X2; this translates as MSHTSSALRHPPLMSQQPQQTLPSAPDSPALVVTSNVQKYAIKKKKVLSVEEAELYELTQAAGLTIDQEVFKIIVELLKMNVAPQAVFQTLKAMCAGQRVADSCGGESTSAASHTTITTAPTEPREDTLVSGKSPKPLAAPPSASGLRATRVNTKIVVYGPQDSSSPHSQVRSKAGASHSEKSREGSSQRVQRQPSATRGQKTKSSGSSSSSSQINST
- the mzt2b gene encoding mitotic-spindle organizing protein 2 isoform X4; this encodes MSHTSSALRHPPLMSQQPQQTLPSAPDSPALVVTSNVQKYAIKKKKVLSVEEAELYELTQAAGLTIDQEVFKIIVELLKMNVAPQAVFQTLKAMCAGQRVADSCGGESTSAASHTTITTAPTEPRVRSKAGASHSEKSREGSSQRVQRQPSATRGQKTKSSGSSSSSSQINST
- the mzt2b gene encoding mitotic-spindle organizing protein 2 isoform X3 — encoded protein: MSQQPQQTLPSAPDSPALVVTSNVQKYAIKKKKVLSVEEAELYELTQAAGLTIDQEVFKIIVELLKMNVAPQAVFQTLKAMCAGQRVADSCGGESTSAASHTTITTAPTEPREEDTLVSGKSPKPLAAPPSASGLRATRVNTKIVVYGPQDSSSPHSQVRSKAGASHSEKSREGSSQRVQRQPSATRGQKTKSSGSSSSSSQINST